A single region of the Pseudomonas granadensis genome encodes:
- the tsf gene encoding translation elongation factor Ts produces the protein MAAITAALVKELRERTGEGMMDCKKALEKADGDIEKAIDDMRASGAIKAAKKAGNVAAEGAIAIKSNDKAAVLLEVNSQTDFLALQDDFKNFVAASVEKAFDEKLTDAAPLIAAQESAREALVAKVGENVNIRRLVRVEGDVVGTYLHGNKIGVAVVLKGGDVELAKDIAMHVAASNPEFLLPSQVSDEAIEREKAVFLQLNEEKIKGKPENIVENMVKGRISKFLAEASLVEQAFVKNPEVKVGELAKKAGAEIVSFTYFKVGEGIEKPVDNFAEEVAAQLAAAKQ, from the coding sequence ATGGCAGCAATTACTGCAGCGTTGGTCAAAGAACTGCGCGAGCGTACCGGCGAAGGCATGATGGACTGCAAGAAAGCCTTGGAAAAGGCTGACGGCGACATCGAAAAAGCCATTGATGACATGCGTGCTTCGGGCGCGATCAAGGCTGCGAAAAAAGCCGGCAACGTTGCCGCTGAAGGCGCAATCGCCATCAAATCGAATGACAAGGCAGCCGTGCTGCTGGAAGTCAACTCGCAGACCGACTTCCTGGCCCTGCAAGACGACTTCAAAAACTTCGTTGCTGCCAGCGTAGAAAAAGCTTTCGACGAAAAACTGACCGACGCAGCTCCGCTGATCGCCGCTCAGGAATCGGCTCGTGAGGCTCTGGTCGCCAAAGTCGGCGAGAACGTCAACATCCGTCGTCTGGTTCGCGTAGAGGGTGACGTTGTCGGCACTTACCTGCACGGTAACAAGATCGGTGTTGCTGTTGTCCTGAAAGGCGGTGACGTCGAGCTGGCCAAAGACATCGCAATGCACGTAGCTGCAAGCAACCCGGAATTCCTGCTGCCTTCGCAAGTCTCCGACGAAGCGATCGAGCGTGAGAAGGCTGTGTTCCTGCAACTGAACGAAGAGAAGATCAAAGGCAAGCCAGAAAACATTGTTGAGAACATGGTCAAGGGCCGTATCAGCAAGTTCCTGGCAGAAGCGAGCCTGGTCGAGCAGGCGTTCGTCAAGAACCCTGAAGTCAAGGTTGGCGAACTGGCCAAGAAAGCCGGTGCGGAAATCGTTTCCTTCACTTACTTCAAAGTAGGCGAAGGCATCGAGAAGCCGGTCGACAACTTCGCTGAAGAAGTTGCTGCCCAGCTGGCTGCCGCCAAGCAATAA
- the pyrH gene encoding UMP kinase, whose protein sequence is MAQQGSGYQARYKRILLKLSGEALMGSEEFGIDPKVLDRMALEVGQLVGIGVQVGLVIGGGNLFRGEALSKAGMDRVTGDHMGMLATVMNALAMRDALERANISAIVMSAISMVGVTDHYDRRKAMRHLNSKDVVIFAAGTGNPFFTTDSAACLRAIEIDADVVLKATKVDGVYTADPFKDPHAEKFDHLTYDEVLDRKLGVMDLTAICLCRDHKMPLRVFNMNKPGALLNIVHGGAEGTLIEEGQQ, encoded by the coding sequence ATGGCTCAGCAGGGCAGTGGTTATCAGGCTCGCTATAAACGCATTCTACTCAAGCTTAGCGGCGAGGCCCTGATGGGCTCGGAAGAGTTCGGGATCGATCCAAAAGTGCTGGATCGGATGGCGCTGGAAGTCGGCCAGTTGGTCGGCATCGGCGTTCAGGTCGGTCTGGTGATCGGCGGTGGCAACCTGTTCCGCGGCGAAGCCTTGAGCAAAGCCGGCATGGATCGGGTCACGGGCGACCACATGGGCATGCTGGCCACTGTGATGAACGCTCTGGCCATGCGTGATGCGCTGGAACGTGCCAATATCTCGGCCATCGTGATGTCGGCCATTTCCATGGTCGGCGTGACCGATCACTACGATCGCCGCAAAGCCATGCGCCACCTGAACTCCAAGGACGTGGTGATCTTCGCTGCCGGTACCGGCAACCCGTTCTTCACCACGGATTCGGCAGCCTGCCTGCGCGCAATCGAAATCGACGCTGATGTCGTGCTCAAGGCGACCAAGGTTGATGGCGTTTACACCGCAGATCCATTCAAAGACCCGCATGCCGAGAAGTTCGATCATCTGACTTATGATGAAGTACTGGATCGCAAGCTGGGTGTCATGGACCTGACCGCTATCTGCCTGTGCCGCGATCACAAGATGCCGTTGCGCGTCTTCAACATGAACAAACCGGGCGCCCTGCTGAACATCGTTCATGGCGGCGCTGAAGGTACCCTGATCGAGGAAGGTCAACAATGA
- the frr gene encoding ribosome recycling factor encodes MINEIQKNAKERMQKSLESLAHAFGQIRTGKAHPSILGSVMVPYYGTDTPLSSVANVTVKDSRTLQVVAFERNMLAAVDKAIQSAGLNLNPTNLGELLLIPMPALTEETRKGFTKQARSAAEDARVAVRNIRRDALGDLKKLVKDKEISEDEERRAIADIDKLTKESEAQITKATDEKEKDLMAV; translated from the coding sequence ATGATCAACGAAATCCAAAAAAACGCTAAAGAGCGCATGCAAAAATCGCTGGAGTCTCTGGCTCACGCGTTCGGCCAGATTCGTACCGGCAAGGCTCACCCGAGCATCCTGGGCAGCGTCATGGTGCCTTACTACGGTACTGACACCCCGCTGAGCAGCGTGGCCAACGTCACCGTCAAGGACTCGCGCACCCTGCAGGTTGTGGCCTTCGAGCGCAACATGCTCGCGGCCGTCGACAAGGCGATCCAGAGCGCCGGTCTGAACCTCAACCCGACCAACCTTGGCGAATTGCTGTTGATTCCGATGCCGGCCCTCACCGAGGAAACGCGCAAAGGCTTCACCAAGCAGGCCCGTAGCGCAGCGGAAGACGCGCGTGTTGCCGTGCGTAACATCCGTCGTGACGCGTTGGGTGATCTGAAGAAGCTGGTCAAGGACAAGGAAATCAGCGAAGACGAAGAGCGTCGTGCCATCGCTGATATCGACAAGCTGACCAAAGAGTCCGAGGCCCAGATCACCAAGGCCACGGACGAGAAAGAAAAAGACCTGATGGCCGTATAA
- the uppS gene encoding polyprenyl diphosphate synthase, translated as MDKTKQSAPSAVPRHVAIIMDGNNRWAKKRFMPGVAGHKAGVDAVRAVIEVCAEAKVEVLTLFAFSSENWQRPADEVSALMDLFFKALRREAKRLNDNNISLRIIGDRSRFHPELQAAMREAEAMTAGANRFILQIAANYGGQWDIAQAAQRLAREVQAGHLRPEDITPDLLQTCLATGDLPLPDLCIRTGGEHRISNFLLWQLAYAELYFSDLFWPDFKHDAMRGALADFASRQRRFGKTSEQVEAGARV; from the coding sequence ATGGACAAGACCAAGCAGTCTGCGCCGTCCGCGGTGCCGCGCCATGTCGCGATCATCATGGATGGCAACAATCGCTGGGCGAAAAAGCGCTTTATGCCGGGTGTCGCCGGGCATAAAGCGGGCGTGGATGCTGTGCGTGCGGTGATCGAGGTGTGCGCCGAAGCCAAAGTCGAGGTGCTCACCCTGTTCGCGTTTTCCAGTGAGAACTGGCAGCGTCCAGCCGACGAAGTCAGTGCCTTGATGGACCTGTTCTTCAAGGCATTGCGTCGCGAGGCCAAGCGCCTCAACGACAACAACATCAGCCTGCGCATCATTGGCGACCGCTCGCGTTTTCATCCGGAGCTTCAGGCAGCCATGCGTGAAGCTGAAGCGATGACGGCGGGCGCCAACCGCTTCATCCTGCAGATCGCCGCCAACTACGGCGGTCAGTGGGATATCGCACAGGCAGCGCAGCGCCTGGCCCGTGAAGTCCAGGCCGGGCATTTGCGCCCCGAGGACATCACTCCGGATCTGCTGCAGACCTGTCTGGCAACCGGCGATCTGCCGTTGCCGGACCTGTGCATCCGCACGGGCGGTGAGCACCGCATCAGCAATTTCCTGCTGTGGCAGTTGGCCTACGCCGAGTTGTATTTCTCCGACCTGTTCTGGCCGGACTTCAAACACGATGCCATGCGCGGTGCGCTGGCTGATTTCGCTTCGCGCCAGCGTCGCTTCGGTAAAACGAGTGAGCAGGTCGAAGCTGGAGCCCGGGTTTAA
- a CDS encoding phosphatidate cytidylyltransferase translates to MLKQRIITALILLPIALCGFFLLKGTGFALFIGLVVCLGAWEWARLAGFAAQSYRVGFAAVVALLLFIMHVLPGLAPWVLGASVLWWIVATYLVLTYPRSSAHWSSAATKLVIGLLILLPAWQGLVQIKQYPLGNWLIMAVMVLVWGADIGAYFSGRKFGKRKLAPHVSPGKSWEGVYGGLALSLVITAIVGLVRDWTVAELLKGLIGAAVIVFISVVGDLTESMFKRQSGIKDSSNLLPGHGGVLDRIDSLTAAIPVFAVLLWMAAP, encoded by the coding sequence ATGCTTAAACAACGAATCATCACTGCACTGATCCTGCTGCCGATTGCCTTGTGCGGGTTCTTCCTGCTTAAAGGCACTGGTTTTGCCCTGTTCATCGGGCTGGTCGTGTGCCTCGGTGCCTGGGAATGGGCGCGCCTGGCCGGCTTCGCTGCGCAGTCGTACCGCGTCGGTTTTGCTGCGGTCGTTGCGCTGTTGCTATTCATCATGCATGTGCTGCCCGGCCTCGCGCCTTGGGTGCTGGGCGCTTCGGTGCTCTGGTGGATCGTGGCAACGTACCTGGTATTGACCTATCCGCGTTCCAGTGCGCATTGGTCCAGTGCCGCCACCAAACTGGTGATCGGTCTGTTGATTCTGCTGCCGGCCTGGCAGGGCCTGGTGCAGATCAAGCAGTACCCGCTGGGTAACTGGCTGATCATGGCGGTGATGGTGCTGGTCTGGGGTGCCGATATCGGCGCTTATTTCTCGGGCCGCAAATTCGGCAAGCGCAAGCTGGCGCCGCACGTCAGTCCGGGCAAAAGCTGGGAAGGCGTATACGGTGGTCTGGCGCTGAGTCTGGTGATTACCGCGATTGTCGGGCTGGTGCGTGACTGGACCGTGGCCGAACTGCTCAAGGGCTTGATTGGCGCGGCCGTGATCGTTTTCATCTCGGTGGTCGGCGACCTGACCGAAAGCATGTTCAAGCGCCAGTCCGGCATCAAGGACAGCAGTAACCTGTTGCCCGGTCATGGTGGTGTGCTCGATCGCATCGACAGCCTCACGGCAGCGATTCCGGTATTTGCCGTGCTGCTGTGGATGGCTGCGCCGTGA
- the ispC gene encoding 1-deoxy-D-xylulose-5-phosphate reductoisomerase yields MSRPQQITVLGATGSIGLSTLDVIARHPERYQVFALSGFSRLSELLALCVRHAPQFAVVPQAAAARSLQDDLRAAGLSTQVLVGEEGLCQIASAPEVDAVMAAIVGAAGLRPTLAAVEAGKKILLANKEALVMSGALFMQAVRKSGSVLLPIDSEHNAIFQCMPQDFARGLGAVGVRRILLTASGGPFRRTPMSELAHVSPDQACAHPNWSMGRKISVDSASMMNKGLELIEACWLFDAKPAQVEVVIHPQSVIHSLVDYVDGSVLAQLGNPDMRTPIASALAWPERIDSGVAPLDLFAIARLDFEAPDEGRFPCLRLARQAAEAGDSAPAMLNAANEVAVQAFLDGRVRYLEIASIIEEVLSLEPVVALADLEAVFTADAKARDLARQWLKRHDR; encoded by the coding sequence GTGAGTCGCCCTCAGCAGATTACCGTGTTGGGTGCGACAGGCTCGATCGGCCTGAGCACGCTGGACGTCATTGCTCGTCATCCCGAGCGCTATCAGGTTTTCGCGCTGAGCGGCTTCAGTCGTCTGAGCGAGCTGCTTGCCTTGTGCGTGCGTCATGCGCCGCAATTTGCCGTGGTGCCACAAGCGGCCGCCGCGCGCAGTTTGCAGGACGATTTGCGTGCGGCCGGTTTGTCGACTCAAGTGCTGGTAGGCGAGGAGGGCTTGTGTCAGATCGCGTCCGCGCCGGAAGTCGATGCGGTGATGGCGGCAATCGTCGGTGCGGCGGGATTGCGTCCGACTCTGGCGGCCGTTGAGGCGGGCAAGAAAATCCTGCTGGCCAACAAGGAAGCGCTGGTGATGTCCGGCGCCTTGTTCATGCAGGCCGTGCGCAAGAGCGGTTCGGTGTTGCTGCCGATCGACAGCGAGCACAACGCGATTTTCCAGTGCATGCCACAGGATTTTGCCCGTGGGTTGGGCGCGGTCGGTGTCCGCCGGATCTTGCTCACAGCCTCTGGCGGTCCGTTCCGGCGGACGCCGATGAGCGAACTGGCGCATGTTTCACCCGATCAGGCCTGCGCGCATCCGAACTGGTCGATGGGGCGCAAGATCTCAGTCGATTCGGCGAGCATGATGAACAAAGGTCTCGAGCTGATCGAAGCCTGCTGGTTGTTCGACGCCAAGCCTGCGCAGGTGGAGGTGGTGATCCATCCGCAAAGCGTGATTCACTCGCTGGTTGATTACGTCGATGGCTCGGTGCTGGCGCAGTTGGGCAATCCCGACATGCGTACGCCGATCGCCAGTGCACTGGCATGGCCTGAGCGCATTGATTCCGGGGTAGCGCCGCTGGATCTGTTCGCCATTGCACGGCTGGACTTCGAAGCACCGGATGAAGGGCGCTTCCCTTGTCTGCGTCTGGCGCGGCAAGCTGCCGAGGCGGGCGACAGCGCTCCGGCAATGCTCAATGCGGCCAACGAAGTGGCGGTACAGGCGTTTCTCGACGGGCGGGTCCGGTACCTGGAAATCGCGAGTATCATCGAGGAGGTCTTGAGCCTCGAACCAGTGGTGGCCCTGGCTGATCTCGAGGCGGTGTTTACTGCCGATGCCAAGGCCCGTGATCTGGCGCGGCAATGGCTCAAGCGTCACGATCGATAG
- the rseP gene encoding sigma E protease regulator RseP: MSALYMIAGTLIALGVLVTFHEFGHFWVARRCGVKVLRFSVGFGMPLLRWHDKQGTEFVIAAIPLGGYVKMLDEREGEVPVDQLDQSFNRKTVRQRIAIVAAGPVANFLLALVFFWVLAMLGSEQVRPVIGAVESGSIAATAGLNAGEEIVAIDGEPTSGWAAVNLQLVRRLGESGSLQLLVREQGSTADSPRELKLDNWLKGADEPDPIRSLGIRPWRPALPPVLAELDPKGPAQAAGLKTGDRLLALDGQPLNDWQQVVDTVRTRPDTKIMLRIERDSAQIDVPVTLAARGESKAPSGYLGAGVKAIDWPPEMIREVSYGPLAAIGEGARRTWTMSILTLDSLKKMLFGELSVKNLSGPITIAKVAGASAQSGVADFLNFLAYLSISLGVLNLLPIPVLDGGHLLFYLIEWARGRPLSDRVQGWGIQIGISLVVGVMLLALVNDLGRL; encoded by the coding sequence ATGAGCGCGCTCTATATGATTGCCGGCACCCTGATTGCTCTGGGTGTGCTGGTCACTTTTCACGAATTCGGCCACTTCTGGGTCGCGCGGCGCTGTGGCGTCAAGGTTCTACGCTTTTCCGTAGGCTTTGGCATGCCGTTGCTGCGCTGGCATGACAAGCAGGGCACCGAATTCGTGATCGCCGCGATTCCGCTGGGCGGCTACGTCAAGATGCTCGACGAGCGTGAAGGCGAGGTCCCGGTCGATCAGCTCGATCAGTCGTTCAACCGTAAAACCGTTCGTCAGCGTATCGCTATTGTTGCCGCCGGCCCCGTGGCCAACTTCCTTTTGGCGCTGGTGTTCTTCTGGGTGCTGGCCATGCTCGGCAGCGAGCAGGTGCGTCCGGTCATCGGTGCGGTCGAGTCCGGCAGCATTGCCGCCACGGCGGGTTTGAATGCAGGCGAGGAAATCGTCGCCATCGATGGCGAGCCGACCTCCGGATGGGCGGCGGTCAATCTGCAACTGGTACGGCGTCTCGGCGAGAGTGGTTCTCTGCAATTGCTGGTGCGCGAACAGGGTTCTACCGCGGATTCGCCGCGTGAACTGAAACTGGACAACTGGCTCAAGGGCGCCGATGAGCCGGATCCGATCCGTTCTCTGGGTATTCGCCCGTGGCGCCCGGCGTTGCCGCCGGTGCTCGCCGAACTCGACCCGAAAGGCCCGGCGCAGGCTGCTGGCCTGAAAACCGGCGATCGCTTGCTGGCGCTCGATGGCCAGCCGTTGAACGACTGGCAGCAAGTGGTCGATACCGTTCGTACGCGTCCTGATACCAAAATCATGCTGCGCATCGAGCGCGACAGTGCTCAAATCGACGTCCCGGTGACCTTGGCGGCGCGCGGTGAAAGCAAGGCGCCGAGCGGTTATCTGGGCGCGGGTGTCAAGGCAATCGACTGGCCACCGGAGATGATTCGCGAGGTCAGTTACGGCCCGTTGGCGGCAATTGGCGAGGGCGCCCGTCGCACTTGGACCATGAGCATTCTGACCCTCGATTCACTGAAGAAAATGCTGTTCGGCGAGCTCTCGGTAAAAAACTTGAGTGGACCGATAACCATTGCTAAAGTGGCGGGCGCTTCTGCCCAGTCGGGCGTCGCTGATTTCCTGAATTTCCTTGCTTATCTGAGTATTAGCCTGGGGGTTCTGAATTTGCTGCCTATTCCTGTACTGGATGGGGGGCATTTGTTGTTTTATCTGATCGAGTGGGCGCGTGGTCGTCCCTTGTCGGATCGGGTGCAAGGTTGGGGGATACAGATCGGTATCAGTTTGGTGGTCGGGGTGATGTTGCTTGCTCTGGTCAACGATCTGGGTCGACTGTAA
- the bamA gene encoding outer membrane protein assembly factor BamA: MKRLLLTAVLTVLMIAEVHAESFTISDIRVNGLQRVSAGSVFGALPLNVGEQADDRRLVESTRALFKTGFFQDIQLGREGNVLVITVVERPSVASIEIEGNKAISTEDLMKGLKQSGLAEGEIFQRATLEGVRNELQRQYVAQGRYSATVDTEVVSQPRNRVGLKVKINEGTVAAIQHINVVGNTVFPEEDLTDLFELKTTNWLSFFKNDDKYAREKLSGDLERLRSYYLDRGYINMDIASTQVSITPDKKHVYITVNVTEGEKYTVRDVKLSGDLKVPEDQIKSLLLVQKGQVFSRKLMTTTSELITRRLGNEGYTFANVNGVPQPHDDDHTVDILFAVDPGKRAYVNRINFRGNTKSEDEVLRREMRQMEGGWASTYLIDQSKTRLERLGFFKEVNVETPAVPGVDDQVDVNYAVEEQASGSITASVGFAQSAGLILGGSITQNNFLGTGNRVSIGLTRSEYQSRYNFGYVDPYWTADGVSLGYNAFYRTTDYDELDADISSYAVDSLGAGVNIGYPISETSRLTFGLSAQQDTINTGRYTVDEIFDFVEKEGDSYLNFKASAGWSESTLNKGVLPTRGRSQSLTLESTIPGSDLSFFKLDYRGQLFQPITENYTLRLHTELGYGDGYGSTDGLPFYENYYAGGFNSVRGFKDSTLGPRSTPSRGTNPGTIADPDQDPLPFGGNVLIQGGVEVLFPLPFVKDQRSLRTSVFWDVGNVFDSQCKDTTNANGSSSNTKCNDISLSNMASSVGVGVTWVTALGPLSFALAMPIKKPDDAETQVFQFSLGQTF; this comes from the coding sequence ATGAAACGTCTGCTGCTAACTGCGGTTCTCACCGTATTGATGATCGCCGAAGTTCACGCCGAGTCCTTCACTATCTCTGATATTCGCGTCAATGGCCTCCAGCGGGTCTCCGCGGGTAGTGTCTTTGGTGCCTTGCCGTTGAACGTCGGCGAGCAGGCGGATGATCGTCGCCTGGTGGAATCCACTCGTGCGCTGTTCAAAACCGGTTTCTTTCAAGATATCCAGCTGGGCCGCGAAGGCAACGTTCTGGTGATTACGGTCGTCGAACGTCCGTCGGTTGCCAGTATCGAGATCGAAGGCAACAAGGCGATCTCGACCGAAGACCTGATGAAAGGCCTCAAGCAATCCGGTCTGGCCGAAGGCGAGATCTTCCAGCGCGCCACCCTCGAAGGTGTGCGTAACGAACTGCAGCGTCAGTACGTAGCGCAGGGTCGTTACTCGGCTACCGTCGATACCGAAGTGGTCTCGCAACCGCGCAACCGTGTTGGTCTGAAAGTGAAGATCAACGAAGGTACCGTTGCCGCGATTCAGCACATCAACGTGGTTGGCAACACGGTGTTCCCCGAGGAAGACCTGACCGACCTGTTCGAACTGAAAACCACCAACTGGCTGTCGTTCTTCAAGAACGACGACAAATATGCCCGTGAAAAACTATCCGGTGACCTGGAGCGTCTGCGTTCCTACTACCTGGACCGCGGCTATATCAACATGGATATTGCTTCGACCCAGGTGTCGATCACCCCGGACAAGAAGCACGTCTACATCACCGTCAACGTCACCGAAGGCGAGAAGTACACCGTTCGCGACGTCAAGCTCAGCGGTGATCTGAAAGTCCCTGAAGACCAGATCAAATCCCTGCTGCTGGTGCAGAAGGGCCAGGTGTTCTCGCGCAAGCTGATGACCACCACTTCCGAACTGATCACCCGCCGTTTGGGTAACGAGGGTTACACCTTCGCCAACGTCAACGGCGTGCCTCAGCCGCATGATGACGACCACACCGTCGATATCCTGTTTGCGGTCGATCCGGGCAAGCGTGCCTACGTCAATCGCATCAACTTCCGTGGCAACACCAAGTCCGAGGACGAAGTGCTGCGTCGCGAAATGCGTCAGATGGAAGGTGGCTGGGCTTCGACCTACCTGATCGACCAGTCCAAGACCCGTCTTGAGCGTCTGGGCTTCTTCAAGGAAGTCAACGTCGAGACCCCGGCTGTTCCGGGCGTAGATGACCAGGTCGACGTGAACTACGCCGTAGAAGAGCAGGCGTCCGGTTCGATTACCGCCAGCGTCGGTTTCGCCCAGAGTGCCGGTCTGATCCTCGGTGGTTCGATCACCCAGAACAACTTCCTCGGTACCGGTAACCGCGTCAGCATCGGTCTGACCCGCAGCGAATACCAGAGCCGCTACAACTTCGGCTACGTTGACCCCTACTGGACCGCCGATGGCGTGAGCCTGGGCTACAACGCGTTCTATCGCACCACCGACTACGATGAACTCGATGCCGATATCTCGAGCTACGCCGTAGACAGCCTGGGTGCCGGTGTGAACATTGGCTATCCGATCAGCGAGACTTCGCGTCTGACGTTCGGTCTGTCAGCCCAGCAGGACACGATCAACACCGGTCGTTACACCGTTGACGAGATCTTCGACTTCGTCGAGAAGGAAGGCGACAGCTACCTGAACTTCAAGGCTTCGGCCGGCTGGTCCGAGTCGACCCTGAACAAGGGCGTACTGCCGACCCGTGGTCGTTCCCAGAGCCTGACCCTGGAAAGCACCATTCCGGGCAGCGACCTGTCGTTCTTCAAGCTCGATTACCGTGGTCAGTTGTTCCAGCCGATCACTGAAAACTACACCCTGCGCCTGCATACAGAACTGGGTTATGGCGACGGTTATGGTTCGACCGATGGCTTGCCGTTCTATGAAAACTACTATGCGGGTGGTTTCAACTCGGTGCGCGGCTTCAAGGACAGCACCCTCGGTCCGCGCAGTACGCCGAGCCGCGGTACGAACCCGGGCACCATTGCGGACCCGGACCAGGATCCACTGCCGTTCGGTGGTAACGTCCTGATCCAGGGTGGCGTGGAAGTCCTGTTCCCGCTGCCGTTCGTGAAAGATCAGCGCTCCCTGCGTACCTCGGTATTCTGGGATGTCGGTAACGTATTTGACTCGCAGTGCAAGGACACTACGAACGCTAACGGTTCGTCGTCCAACACCAAGTGCAACGACATCAGTCTGAGCAACATGGCCAGTTCCGTGGGTGTGGGTGTGACCTGGGTCACCGCACTGGGTCCTCTGAGCTTCGCGTTGGCCATGCCGATCAAGAAACCGGATGACGCTGAAACTCAAGTGTTCCAATTCTCCCTCGGCCAGACGTTCTAA
- a CDS encoding OmpH family outer membrane protein — MRKLTQLVLLASVLVAGPAFADMKIAVLNYQMALLESDAAKKYAVDAEKKFGPQLTKLKTLESSAKGIQDRLMAGGDKMQQGERERLELEFKQKARDFQFQSKELNEAKAVADREMLKQLKPKLDSAVEEVIKKGGFDLVFERGAVIDVKPQYDITRQVIERMNQLK; from the coding sequence GTGCGTAAGTTGACTCAATTGGTTCTCCTGGCCTCCGTACTGGTGGCAGGCCCGGCATTTGCCGACATGAAAATTGCCGTTCTGAACTATCAAATGGCTCTGCTGGAATCCGACGCGGCGAAGAAATACGCCGTGGATGCCGAGAAGAAGTTCGGTCCGCAACTGACCAAGCTGAAGACTCTGGAAAGCAGCGCCAAGGGCATTCAGGATCGTCTGATGGCCGGTGGCGACAAGATGCAGCAAGGTGAGCGTGAGCGTCTGGAGCTGGAATTCAAGCAAAAGGCCCGTGACTTCCAGTTCCAGTCCAAAGAGCTGAACGAAGCCAAAGCTGTTGCCGACCGCGAAATGCTCAAGCAACTGAAGCCGAAACTGGACAGCGCTGTGGAAGAAGTCATCAAGAAAGGTGGTTTTGACCTGGTGTTCGAGCGTGGCGCAGTGATCGATGTCAAACCGCAATACGACATCACGCGCCAGGTTATCGAGCGCATGAATCAGCTGAAGTAA
- the lpxD gene encoding UDP-3-O-(3-hydroxymyristoyl)glucosamine N-acyltransferase: MTVTIKLGQLAEFLGATLRGDPEKQITGLATLQEAGPAQLSFLANPQYRKYLAGSQAAALLLKEADAEGYAGNALVVPDPYLAYARLSHLFDPKPKAPAGIHPSAVIAADAVVDPTASIGPFVVIEAGARIGAQVTLGAHCVIGARSEIGDGGWLAPRVTLYHDVHIGKRVVIQSGAVLGGEGFGFANENGIWQKIAQIGGVTIGDDVEIGVNTAIDRGALADTVIGNGVKLDNQIQIAHNVQVGDHTAMAACVGISGSTKIGKHCMLAGGVGLVGHIDICDNVFLTGMTMVTHSITEPGAYSSGTAMQPAAEWRKSAARIRQLDDIARRLKQLEKRVGEVTPDGNASSDG, translated from the coding sequence ATGACTGTGACCATCAAGCTCGGCCAGTTGGCCGAGTTCCTCGGCGCCACCCTGCGTGGCGACCCCGAGAAGCAAATTACTGGGCTAGCCACTTTGCAAGAGGCTGGCCCAGCTCAGTTGAGCTTTCTGGCAAACCCTCAATACCGCAAATACCTGGCGGGCTCGCAGGCGGCAGCATTGCTGCTCAAGGAAGCCGACGCTGAAGGTTATGCCGGTAATGCGCTGGTGGTGCCGGATCCTTATCTGGCCTATGCGCGCCTCTCGCATTTGTTCGATCCCAAGCCGAAAGCGCCCGCGGGTATCCACCCTTCAGCGGTGATTGCTGCGGACGCGGTGGTTGATCCAACCGCCAGCATCGGGCCGTTTGTGGTGATCGAGGCTGGCGCACGGATCGGCGCACAAGTGACCCTTGGCGCGCATTGCGTTATCGGTGCGCGCAGCGAAATCGGCGATGGCGGCTGGCTCGCTCCGCGCGTGACGCTGTATCACGACGTGCACATTGGCAAGCGTGTGGTTATTCAGTCCGGCGCGGTGCTCGGTGGCGAGGGCTTCGGCTTCGCCAATGAGAATGGCATCTGGCAGAAAATCGCACAGATCGGTGGCGTGACCATCGGCGACGATGTCGAGATTGGCGTGAACACCGCCATCGACCGCGGCGCGCTGGCTGATACCGTGATCGGCAATGGTGTGAAGCTCGACAACCAGATTCAGATCGCGCACAACGTTCAGGTCGGTGATCACACCGCCATGGCCGCGTGCGTGGGGATCTCCGGCAGCACCAAAATCGGCAAGCACTGCATGCTCGCCGGCGGTGTCGGTCTGGTTGGCCACATTGATATTTGCGACAACGTTTTCCTGACCGGAATGACCATGGTGACCCACTCGATTACCGAGCCGGGTGCCTATTCTTCCGGCACAGCCATGCAACCGGCGGCCGAATGGCGCAAAAGCGCGGCCCGTATCCGTCAGCTCGATGACATCGCGCGACGGCTCAAACAGCTGGAAAAGCGCGTAGGGGAAGTGACCCCTGACGGCAATGCTTCATCTGATGGCTGA
- the fabZ gene encoding 3-hydroxyacyl-ACP dehydratase FabZ — protein MMDIIEIREYLPHRYPFLLVDRVVELDTEGKRIRAYKNVSINEPFFNGHFPAHPIMPGVLIIEAMAQAAGILGFKMLNVKPADGTLYYFVGSDKLRFRQPVKPGDQLILEATFISCKRKIWKFECQASVDGKPVCSAEIICAEQKV, from the coding sequence ATGATGGACATCATCGAGATTCGCGAATACCTGCCTCACCGTTACCCGTTCCTGCTGGTGGACCGGGTGGTGGAACTGGACACTGAAGGCAAGCGAATTCGCGCCTACAAGAATGTCAGCATCAATGAACCGTTCTTCAATGGTCACTTCCCTGCGCATCCGATCATGCCGGGCGTGCTGATCATCGAAGCGATGGCTCAGGCTGCCGGGATCCTCGGTTTCAAGATGCTCAACGTCAAACCGGCCGACGGTACCCTGTATTACTTCGTCGGTTCCGACAAGCTGCGTTTCCGCCAGCCAGTCAAGCCGGGCGACCAGTTGATCCTTGAAGCGACCTTCATCAGTTGCAAGCGCAAGATCTGGAAATTCGAATGCCAGGCGTCGGTCGATGGCAAACCGGTGTGCTCGGCCGAGATCATCTGCGCGGAACAAAAAGTATGA